A genomic region of Ammospiza nelsoni isolate bAmmNel1 chromosome 3, bAmmNel1.pri, whole genome shotgun sequence contains the following coding sequences:
- the CNPY3 gene encoding protein canopy homolog 3 isoform X1 — MELLRVLLAAALLPLLPPGRAAVPLPTLTPPLSMVLAGQRRQLVVCVVSDLAPSSGHAVWISGGNGSVLQSFAYGASQEDGGSVCSVSLLSSDPPRERELACHVGANRSSPSHSSHPIRISGNEEAAELCSTAVCKYVAVELKSAFEETGKTKEVIDTKYGFLDGKGSAVKYTQSDIRLIEVTENICKRLLDYNLHKERSGSNRFAKGMSETFETLHNLVHKGVKVVMDIPYELWNETSAEVADLKKQCDVLVEEYEDVIEDWYRHHQTEDLSQFLCANHVLKGKDTSCLAEKWTGKKGDLASVGEKQSKKKSGKKKKKGQKDEREGAASLPDAGEALEGVQEQAPLTHSPADEL; from the exons atggagctgctccgggtgctgctggctgccgcTCTGCTCCCGCTCCTGCCCC ctggcagggcagccgTGCCACTGCCTACTCTGACCCCGCCACTGAGCATGGTGCTggccgggcagcgccggcaGCTGGTGGTGTGCGTGGTGAGCGACCTGGCCCCCAGCTCTGGCCACGCCGTGTGGATCTCCGGTGGGAACGGCAGCGTCCTGCAGTCCTTTGCCTATGGCGCCTCCCAGGAGGATGGTGGATCCGTCTGCTCCGtctccctcctctccagtgATCCCCCGCGCGAGAGGGAACTCGCCTGCCATGTGGGGGCCAACAGGAGCTCCCcgtcccacagctcccaccccaTCCGCATCTCGG GCAAcgaggaggcagcagagctctgtaGCACAGCTG TGTGCAAGTATGTGGCAGTGGAGCTGAAATCCGCCTTCGAGGAGACTGGCAAGACCAAGGAGGTGATTGACACCAAGTATGGCTTCCTGGACGGGAAGGGCTCTGCTGTCAAGTACACACAGTC GGACATCCGGTTAATTGAGGTGACAGAGAACATCTGCAAGCGGCTGTTGGATTACAACCTGCACAAGGAGAGGAGCGGCAGTAACAGATTTGCAAAG GGCATGTCAGAGACGTTCGAGACCCTGCACAATCTGGTGCACAAGGGTGTCAAGGTGGTGATGGACATCCCCTACGAGCTGTGGAATGAGACCTCCGCTGAGGTGGCTGACCTCAAAAAGCAG TGCGATGTGCTGGTAGAGGAGTATGAAGACGTGATCGAAGATTGGTACAGGCACCACCAGACGGAGGATCTCTCCCAGTTTCTCTGTGCCAACCACGTGCTAAAAGGAAAGGACACAA GCTGCCTGGCAGAGAAGTGGACTGGCAAGAAGGGTGATTTGGCAAGCGTGGGGGAGAAGCAGAGCAAAAAAAAGAGcgggaaaaagaagaaaaagggcCAGAAGGATGAGCGCgagggagctgccagccttCCAGACGCAGGGGAGGCCCTGGAGGGGGTCCAGGAGCAGGCTCCGCTCACCCACAGCCCAGCCGATGAGCTGTAG
- the CNPY3 gene encoding protein canopy homolog 3 isoform X2, whose amino-acid sequence MAAAAGAVLLMLLMAAALAGGDDSDWVRLPSKCEVCKYVAVELKSAFEETGKTKEVIDTKYGFLDGKGSAVKYTQSDIRLIEVTENICKRLLDYNLHKERSGSNRFAKGMSETFETLHNLVHKGVKVVMDIPYELWNETSAEVADLKKQCDVLVEEYEDVIEDWYRHHQTEDLSQFLCANHVLKGKDTSCLAEKWTGKKGDLASVGEKQSKKKSGKKKKKGQKDEREGAASLPDAGEALEGVQEQAPLTHSPADEL is encoded by the exons atggcggcggcggcgggggcagTTTTGCTGATGCTGCTGATGGCGGCGGCGCTGGCGGGGGGCGACGACTCGGACTGGGTGCGACTGCCCAGCAAGTGCGAGG TGTGCAAGTATGTGGCAGTGGAGCTGAAATCCGCCTTCGAGGAGACTGGCAAGACCAAGGAGGTGATTGACACCAAGTATGGCTTCCTGGACGGGAAGGGCTCTGCTGTCAAGTACACACAGTC GGACATCCGGTTAATTGAGGTGACAGAGAACATCTGCAAGCGGCTGTTGGATTACAACCTGCACAAGGAGAGGAGCGGCAGTAACAGATTTGCAAAG GGCATGTCAGAGACGTTCGAGACCCTGCACAATCTGGTGCACAAGGGTGTCAAGGTGGTGATGGACATCCCCTACGAGCTGTGGAATGAGACCTCCGCTGAGGTGGCTGACCTCAAAAAGCAG TGCGATGTGCTGGTAGAGGAGTATGAAGACGTGATCGAAGATTGGTACAGGCACCACCAGACGGAGGATCTCTCCCAGTTTCTCTGTGCCAACCACGTGCTAAAAGGAAAGGACACAA GCTGCCTGGCAGAGAAGTGGACTGGCAAGAAGGGTGATTTGGCAAGCGTGGGGGAGAAGCAGAGCAAAAAAAAGAGcgggaaaaagaagaaaaagggcCAGAAGGATGAGCGCgagggagctgccagccttCCAGACGCAGGGGAGGCCCTGGAGGGGGTCCAGGAGCAGGCTCCGCTCACCCACAGCCCAGCCGATGAGCTGTAG
- the GNMT gene encoding glycine N-methyltransferase, which produces MVDSVYRTRSLGVAAEGLPDQYADGRAARVWQLYIGDTRDRTAEYRSWLLALLRQHRCRSVLDVACGTGVDSIMLLEEGFQVTSVDASDKMLKYALKERWERRKEEPFDRWVIEEANWLTLEKDLEKPGDGFDAVICLGNSFAHLPDFKGDQSDHKLALRNIASMVRPGGVLIIDHRNYDHILATGCAPPGKNIYYKSDLTKDITTSVLLVNNKAHMVTLDYTVQVPPTEAGADPELSKFRLSYYPHRLEAFTALLKGAFHGKCQHTVLGDFQPYTPGQAHVPCYFIHVVKKTG; this is translated from the exons ATGGTGGACAGCGTGTACCGGACCCGCTCGCTGGGAGTGGCGGCGGAGGGGCTGCCGGACCAGTACGCGGACGGGCGGGCGGCCCGCGTGTGGCAGCTGTACATCGGGGACACGCGGGACCGCACGGCCGAGTACCGCAGCTGGCTCCTGGCGCTCCTCCGCCAGCACCGCTGCCGCTCCGTCCTGGACGTGGCCTGCGGCACCGG ggtggACTCCATCATGCTGCTCGAGGAGGGCTTCCAGGTGACCAGCGTCGATGCCAGCGACAAGATGCTCAAGTACGCGCTGAAGGAGCGCTGGGAGCGGCGCAAGGAGGAGCCCTTCGACCGATGGG tcATCGAGGAGGCCAACTGGCTCACActggagaaggacctggagaAGCCAGGGGATGGGTTTGATGCAGTCATCTGCCTGGGGAACTCCTTTGCACACCTGCCTGATTTCAAAG GGGACCAGAGTGACCACAAGCTGGCCCTGAGGAACATTGCCAGCATGGTGAGGCCTGGGGGTGTCCTGATCATCGACCACCGCAACTACGATCACATCCTGGCCACGGGCTGCGCGCCGCCCGGCAAGAACATCTACTACAAG AGCGACCTGACCAAGGACATCACCACCTCGGTGCTGCTGGTGAACAACAAGGCACACATGGTGACCCTGGACTACACGGTGCAGGTCCCCCCCACTGAGGCAGGGGCAGACCCGGAGCTGAG CAAGTTCCGCCTCTCGTACTACCCACACCGGCTGGAGGccttcacagccctgctgaaagGAGCCTTCCATGGAAAGTGCCAGCACACTGTCCTGGGTGACTTCCAGCCCTACACGCCAGGCCAGGCCCACGTGCCCTGCTACTTCATCCACGTCGTGAAGAAGACAGGCTGA
- the PEX6 gene encoding peroxisome biogenesis factor 6 gives MAVAVLRPLDAPPAELWPATALLLAPAGLCAALRGRGGALVLAVRPAGRGGAQPVLLSAVALEAGGRRGAELWLRGALLRRLGLAAGRRVAVWPVRRPPALAWVLLGAAGRAGRLAGGAVLARRGEALPGPGPGPGPLVLEARPALQGLLGSGTRTALAPPPPAPPGTARGRPPSAAAPPLVSRFAAAASGPRLRAVPGGAAGGGGAELWVSRRGLLALGLFQGEWVRVGAEGAAREHLAALLARPPPWEYPRAARRGPPDGTALLAPALAFNLGCDPAAAAQLRLQRYERSGAADGKGSRSVLSVPPFAKELHLEIVCSPAYNSRGSYGCVLYRHFETPRLVQEGDILCVPTFGNAEFIELNADKFLRWPELYFKVKKIVGMVEGEQSEGYLVDTQNTSLYLVGSTNSTVPSAPAHNSSEFWSSLSPAGLSDVVKQLCDALRPHLRRRASALSGVGSVLLSGPGGSGKLMAVRAVCSCLNLHLLKVDCVSLCSDTSAATEEKVQVAFSQAQQYQPCVLLLKDIEVLGRERDGLGEDARVIATLRQLLLDTEPALSHPVLVIGTTCKPQDVPTDVQTAFLHEVKIEAPSEEQRRLMLSMLTASLPLGKEVSLSKLARRTAGFVLGDFCALLSHSSRAACTRIQALSFPGGLSEEVERDFCTAGFPVLEEDFSAALEQLHDAHSQAVGAPKIPSVSWQDVGGLQEVKKEILDTIQLPLEHPELLSLGLCRSGLLLYGPPGTGKTLLAKAVATTCTMTFLSVKGPELINMYVGQSEENVRNVFARARAAAPCIIFFDELDSLAPSRGRSGDSGGVMDRVVSQLLAELDGLHSSREVFVIGATNRPDLLDPALLRPGRFDKLVYVGISEDRESQLQVLSAVTRRFKLDPSVNLTTILEKCPAQLTGADIYALCSDAMMCAVKRKVEWIEEGLDTEKSALILTMEDFLQAAARLQPSVSEQELLRYRLIQQKFAAS, from the exons ATGGCGGTGGCCGTGCTGCGGCCGCTGGACGCGCCGCCGGCGGAGCTGTGGCCGGCCACGGCGCTGCTGCTGGCGCCGGCGGGGCTGTGCGCGGCGCtgcgcgggcggggcggcgcgCTGGTGCTGGCGGTGCGgccggcggggcgcggcggggcgcaGCCGGTGCTGCTGAGCGCCGTGGCGCTGgaggcgggcgggcggcgcggcgcggAGCTGTGGCTGCGCGGGGCGCTGCTGCGGCGCCTGGGGCTGGCGGCCGGCCGCAGGGTTGCCGTGTGGCCCGTGCGGCGCCCGCCGGCGCTggcctgggtgctgctgggggcggcgggccgggccgggaggcTGGCGGGCGGCGCGGTGCTGGCGCGGCGCGGCGAggcgctgccggggccgggccccgggccgggcccgctggTGCTGGAGGCGCGCCCGGCGCTGCAGGGGTTGCTGGGCAGCGGGACGCGCACCGCCCTCGCCcctccgccgcccgccccgccgggcaccgcccgcggccgccccccgtccgccgccgcgccgcccctCGTCTCCCGCttcgccgccgccgcctccggGCCGCGGCTGCGGGCGGTgcccggcggggcggccggcggcggcggggcggagCTGTGGGTGAGCCGGCgcgggctgctggccctggggctgtTCCAGGGCGAGTGGGTGCGGGTGGGCGCCGAGGGCGCGGCCCGGGAGCACCTGGCGGCGCTGCTGGCGCGGCCGCCGCCATGGGAGTACCCGCGGGCCGCCCGCCGCGGGCCGCCCGACGGCACCGCGCTGCTGGCCCCGGCCCTGGCCTTCAACCTGGGCTGCgaccccgccgccgccgcacaGCTCCGGCTGCAG AGGTACGAAAGGAGCGGAGCCGCGGATGGGAAGGGCAGCCGGTCCGTGCTGTCTGTGCCGCCGTTCGCCAAGGAGCTGCACCTGGAGATCGTGTGCTCGCCGGCGTACAACAGCCGGGGGAGCTACGGCTGCGTGCTCTACAGGCACTTCGAAACGCCGCG GCTGGTCCAAGAGGGAGACATCCTGTGTGTTCCAACATTTGGAAATGCTGAGTTTATAGAACTAAATGCAGACAAGTTCCTAAG GTGGCCAGAGCTTTATTTCAAGGTGAAGAAGATTGTTGGCATGGTGGAAGGCGAGCAGTCCGAGGGTTACCTGGTGGACACCCAGAACACGTCTCTCTATCTG GTGGGTTCAACAAACAGCACTGTGCCATCTGCCCCAGCCCATAACAGCAGTGAGTTCTGGAGCAGTTTGTCCCCTGCGGGGCTTTCCGACGTGGTGAAGCAGCTCTGCGATGCTCTCCGGCCCCACCTGCGCCGTCG GGCCAGCGCGCTGAGCGGCGTGGGCAGCGTGCTCCTCTCGGGGCCCGGCGGCAGCGGGAAGCTGATGGCTGTcagagctgtgtgcagctgcctCAACCTCCACCTCCTCAAG GTCGATTGTGTCAGTTTGTGCAGTGACACCAGTGCAGCCACAGAGGAGAAAGTGCAGGTGGCCTTCAGCCAGGCCCAGCAGTAccagccctgtgtgctcctgctcaAAGACATCGAGGTGCTTGGCAGAGAGCGAGACGGGCTCGGGGAGGACGCCAGGGTCATTGCTACcctcaggcagctgctcctggacacagagccagcactgaG ccaccccGTGCTGGTGATTGGCACAACCTGCAAGCCCCAGGATGTTCCCACAGATGTGCAGACTGCTTTCCTCCATGAGGTGAAGATTGAGGCCCCttcagaggagcagaggaggtTGATGCTCAGCATGCTGACTGCCAGCCTGCCTCTGGGCAAAGAAGTGAGCCTGTCCAAGCTGGCCCGCAGGACTGCA GGATTTGTGCTGGGAGATTTCTGTGCCTTGTTGTCCCACAGCAGCCGGGCTGCTTGCACCCGCATCCAGGCCTTGAG TTTTCCAGGCGGGCTGAGTGAAGAAGTGGAGAGGGATTTTTGCACTGCAGGGTTCCCGGTGCTCGAGGAGGATTTTAGTgctgcactggagcagctgcatGATGCCCACTCTCAGGCAGTGGGGGCCCCAAAG ATCCCCTCAGTGTCCTGGCAGGATGTTGGTGGGCTGCAGGAGGTGAAGAAGGAGATCCTGGACACTATCCAGCTGCCCTtggagcacccagagctgctgtccctgggtcTGTGCcgctctgggctgctgctgtatgggcctccagggacagggaagaCCTTGCTGGCAAAAGCTGTGGCAACAACATGCACCATGACATTCCTTAG tgTGAAAGGACCAGAGCTCATCAACATGTACGTCGGGCAAAGCGAGGAGAATGTGCGCAATG TGTttgccagagccagggcagctgctccctgcattATCTTCTTTGATGAGCTGGATTCCCTGGCCCCCAGTCGTGGGCGAAGTGGAGATTCAGGGGGTGTCATGGACAG AGTTGTCTCACAGCTCCTTGCAGAGCTTGATGGCCTTCATTCCAGCAGAGAGGTGTTTGTCATTGGAGCCACCAACAGGCCTGACCTCCTGGACCCAGCTCTGCTACGGCCGGGCAG GTTTGACAAGCTGGTCTACGTGGGCATCAGCGAGGACCGGGAGTCgcagctgcaggtgctgagtGCTGTCACCAGGAG GTTTAAACTGGATCCTTCTGTGAATCTCACCACCATCCTAGAAAAATGCCCAGCTCAGCTGACAGGAGCAGACATCTATGCCCTGTGTTCAGATGCCATGATGTGTGCTGTCAAACGCAAGGTGGAGTGGATTGAGGAAG GGCTGGATACTGAGAAGTCTGCTCTGATCCTGACCATGGAAGActttctgcaggctgctgccaggTTGCAGCCATCAGtctctgagcaggagctgctcaggtaCAGACTCATCCAGCAGAAGTTTGCAGCCTCCTaa